One window from the genome of Candidatus Campbellbacteria bacterium encodes:
- a CDS encoding tail fiber domain-containing protein, which produces MKNVFLTLILVVPIFVFAGDSSYDTVLNVGAQKYTHSLGTFAIASDTSISQKITISTEVPQTFTTAPTFFQRIQAKIRSWFGATGVSEKPPVISVQKNEPTQQIVPVAKSFFTPISTQGSVLSEAVIQEVPPPHFTIQAPSAVDKKVQQTEVFYVVANAVAALRAELLPKIKSASRSPITNFPDNFLELSGGTLTGGLTGTTLTLSDTLSVAGTFADSSGDVGTSGYVLQSTETGTDWVATSTLGIGGISEWLDTGTYIYPDGSKYVQTLFINATSTTATSTFSGGLSVAGSSGLTVLQNGNVGISTTSPSQKLVVGGSVLVSGSISAAGTAIDSKKYVYVNATGLDTTSGGIYGGFFSLAGNGNSENSLIGIRGSATRSSGAFSHGAVLGVQGAGIVDSGQTTDNVTGTEGTAQISGTTLQAYGAYNQVSSVGSGASITSAFGTYSDVVTAASGVIGSAYGYYGKVRVLGGSITDAYGLYLESITSGSTNNYSIYSAGGKSYFAGNVGVGTTSPWRTLSVTGTVGFAGLTTNTGAATASLCLDANNEVTRNTDNETCITSSLRYKHDINELSLEESQQVLSALRPVSFEYNQIPGLRYGLIAEEVEKVDSRLIGYDDQGRPNSVRYTSIIPLLIKTVQDLSIKVELTLANAATGVSNFFDIVAQKLTTDELTTNKLCVGTTCVNESQLQEILDSVNVSSTPPPVVETPPATEVEPSLEAPTSTSEISPVVEPPAIDLPAQAGEPIIEGQAPEPILEPVVEPTPNPAPESTP; this is translated from the coding sequence ATGAAGAACGTTTTTCTTACCCTCATACTTGTTGTACCCATTTTTGTTTTTGCAGGGGATAGTAGTTATGACACTGTTTTAAATGTTGGTGCACAAAAATATACCCACAGCCTCGGAACATTTGCTATAGCGTCTGATACCTCAATCTCCCAAAAAATAACCATATCGACCGAAGTACCTCAAACTTTTACCACCGCTCCAACTTTTTTTCAGCGCATACAGGCAAAAATACGTTCGTGGTTCGGTGCCACCGGTGTTTCTGAAAAACCACCCGTCATTTCTGTACAAAAAAATGAACCTACACAGCAGATTGTACCTGTTGCAAAATCTTTTTTTACGCCAATTTCCACCCAAGGGTCAGTGCTTTCAGAGGCAGTTATCCAAGAAGTACCTCCTCCTCATTTTACTATTCAGGCGCCATCCGCTGTAGATAAAAAAGTACAACAAACTGAAGTGTTTTATGTTGTTGCCAACGCAGTTGCCGCACTTCGCGCAGAACTTTTGCCAAAAATTAAGAGTGCGTCACGTTCGCCTATTACCAATTTCCCCGACAATTTTCTCGAGCTCTCTGGAGGCACTCTCACCGGCGGACTCACAGGAACAACACTTACACTTTCAGATACTCTTTCTGTGGCGGGTACGTTTGCTGATAGTTCGGGTGATGTGGGGACAAGCGGATATGTACTACAATCCACTGAAACGGGTACGGATTGGGTGGCAACATCAACACTCGGTATTGGTGGAATATCAGAATGGCTTGATACAGGCACGTACATTTATCCAGATGGAAGTAAGTATGTGCAAACGCTTTTTATTAACGCCACATCTACAACGGCGACAAGTACTTTTTCTGGAGGACTTTCTGTTGCGGGATCATCTGGTTTAACGGTATTGCAAAATGGAAATGTTGGCATTAGTACAACAAGTCCTTCTCAAAAACTCGTTGTAGGAGGAAGTGTACTTGTTTCTGGTTCAATAAGCGCCGCAGGGACTGCAATTGATAGTAAAAAATATGTGTATGTAAATGCGACAGGTCTCGATACGACAAGTGGGGGAATATACGGCGGTTTCTTTTCACTCGCGGGTAATGGAAACAGTGAAAACAGTTTGATTGGAATTCGCGGTAGTGCGACGAGGAGTTCTGGAGCGTTTTCTCATGGAGCAGTGCTTGGTGTACAGGGTGCGGGAATTGTAGATAGTGGTCAAACAACAGATAATGTAACAGGAACTGAGGGAACTGCACAGATATCGGGTACGACACTTCAGGCGTATGGAGCATACAATCAAGTTTCGTCAGTTGGGTCGGGGGCATCCATTACTTCCGCTTTCGGCACATATTCTGATGTGGTTACTGCCGCCAGTGGAGTGATTGGAAGCGCGTATGGATACTATGGTAAAGTAAGAGTATTAGGAGGATCAATAACAGATGCGTATGGTTTGTATCTGGAATCGATAACGAGTGGGTCGACAAATAATTATTCAATTTATTCAGCTGGTGGAAAGAGCTATTTTGCAGGTAACGTTGGTGTTGGCACCACATCTCCATGGCGGACACTCTCGGTTACTGGCACTGTTGGATTTGCTGGGTTGACCACAAATACTGGTGCGGCCACAGCATCGTTGTGTCTTGACGCAAACAATGAAGTGACACGCAACACCGACAACGAAACATGTATCACCTCATCACTGCGTTACAAACACGACATCAATGAACTCTCGTTGGAAGAATCTCAGCAGGTGCTTTCTGCACTTCGCCCCGTGTCGTTTGAATACAATCAAATTCCAGGATTGCGGTACGGATTAATTGCTGAAGAGGTGGAAAAAGTAGACAGTCGTCTTATTGGGTATGATGACCAAGGACGACCGAACAGTGTTCGTTACACGAGTATTATTCCACTTTTGATTAAGACGGTTCAAGATCTCTCGATAAAAGTTGAACTAACTCTCGCCAACGCTGCGACGGGTGTGTCTAACTTCTTTGATATTGTTGCCCAAAAGTTGACGACGGATGAACTCACGACAAATAAACTGTGCGTTGGAACAACATGTGTAAACGAGTCACAACTTCAAGAGATTCTTGATAGTGTGAACGTTTCTTCAACGCCTCCACCGGTTGTTGAAACCCCACCAGCCACAGAAGTTGAACCTTCGTTGGAAGCTCCAACCTCCACATCTGAAATTTCTCCAGTTGTGGAGCCACCAGCTATAGACCTGCCTGCGCAGGCAGGTGAACCAATTATTGAAGGGCAAGCTCCGGAACCCATACTCGAACCAGTTGTTGAACCCACACCTAATCCAGCTCCAGAATCGACCCCATAG
- a CDS encoding PH domain-containing protein, with the protein MSIEHLVQLENDERVLLEVRRHMFILYTKMAFLLILFFIPLGLSPLLATLIDKVTGGMYGSILIGFLFMLWCLFLWVLFFFYWTNYYLDVWVVTNKRIFDIEQKSIFRREISVTRLEQVQDVTISINGIFATFMKFGDIHIHTAGSEIDFTIKNAADPLMVKETIMRAHGETYQPLQTQGLQQTHTE; encoded by the coding sequence ATGAGCATTGAGCACCTTGTACAACTAGAGAATGACGAGCGTGTGTTGCTTGAGGTGCGACGACACATGTTTATACTCTATACAAAAATGGCGTTCTTGCTCATTTTATTTTTTATTCCACTTGGTCTTTCTCCCCTCCTCGCAACCCTTATAGATAAAGTGACGGGAGGTATGTATGGGAGTATTCTGATAGGTTTTCTTTTTATGTTGTGGTGTCTTTTTTTGTGGGTTCTCTTTTTCTTTTACTGGACCAACTATTATCTTGATGTGTGGGTTGTTACCAACAAACGTATTTTTGATATTGAACAAAAGTCAATTTTTCGTCGTGAAATTTCTGTTACTCGACTAGAGCAAGTGCAAGACGTAACGATTTCCATCAACGGCATTTTTGCAACATTTATGAAATTCGGAGATATCCACATCCACACCGCCGGAAGTGAAATTGACTTCACTATAAAAAACGCAGCCGACCCACTTATGGTAAAAGAAACAATCATGAGAGCCCATGGTGAGACCTACCAACCCCTCCAAACGCAAGGTCTCCAGCAAACCCACACGGAATAG
- a CDS encoding AAA family ATPase, with the protein MYLKSLELSGFKSFAKKASLEFKTPITAIVGPNGSGKSNIAESFRFVLGEQSIKSMRGKRTEDLIWNGSKTSPRSNRAHVKLTFDNTARGNVSESGRLFAIDFDEVVLERVIHRDATSEYRLNDSVVRLKDTIELLSGAHIGASGHHIISQGEADRILSVNTRERKAMIEDALGLKIYHYKKDESERKLEKTQENLDKVESIRRELKPHLAFLHKQVAKVEKARELALDLKQAYRDYFAREKAYLDATLKRITYELDPLEKRMLELQKDITHAREELQKLSQKDVTSDALLSSEEKMRSIREKKDLAVREVGRIEGEISALRTLLAKEERKQTEEAHKTVPFTSVSSMTTSLGRLIDSALSQGDPAEFKAALSAIKTLVSEFMNTVRGETARDNDIAEVRENISSLEHDKKKREGEIATLDAEEKKYAEEYKKIQHTIESDIHSGREMERRIFTLSNEQQEVRMHIQVLTSEKSTLKLEEEEYKRELLEAGALVGVEAVRFDDLSRALAESGVVEERSEQHERKRQIERTKVRLEDAGSGGGDDIMKEFEEVSQRDAFLEKEVADLEQSAESLHALITDLEETLAREFAEGVKKINVQFSEFFSLMFNGGNASLEIVREVRKIKRDTDIEDIEDDDGTEDGAEGEEKVFEGVEIHVALPRKKIHGLEMLSGGERALTSIALIFAMSQVNPPPFIILDETDAALDEANSKRYGDMIENLSKKTQLILITHNRETMSRAGVLYGITMGADAISQLLSVSFDEAVHVAK; encoded by the coding sequence ATGTACCTCAAATCTCTAGAACTTTCCGGATTCAAATCGTTCGCCAAAAAAGCGTCGCTTGAATTTAAAACACCCATTACGGCCATTGTCGGCCCGAACGGCTCTGGTAAATCAAATATTGCCGAGTCGTTTCGGTTTGTTCTTGGTGAGCAGTCAATCAAATCAATGCGCGGTAAGCGCACTGAGGACCTCATTTGGAATGGTTCAAAAACCTCCCCGCGAAGCAACCGCGCTCATGTCAAGCTTACTTTTGATAATACGGCTCGTGGCAATGTCTCCGAATCGGGACGTTTGTTTGCCATTGATTTTGATGAAGTAGTCCTTGAGCGAGTCATTCATCGTGACGCAACGAGCGAGTATCGTCTCAATGATTCAGTGGTGCGATTGAAAGACACGATTGAACTGCTCTCTGGCGCACACATCGGCGCATCTGGTCACCACATTATTTCTCAAGGAGAAGCGGACAGAATTTTGTCGGTGAACACGCGTGAGCGCAAAGCAATGATTGAAGACGCGTTGGGATTGAAAATCTATCACTACAAAAAAGATGAGAGTGAGCGTAAGTTGGAAAAAACACAAGAGAATTTAGACAAAGTGGAAAGTATTCGCCGTGAACTCAAACCACACCTCGCATTTTTACATAAACAAGTCGCGAAAGTTGAAAAGGCGCGCGAACTGGCACTTGATTTGAAACAGGCGTACCGAGATTATTTCGCCCGTGAAAAAGCGTACCTTGATGCGACACTCAAACGTATTACGTACGAGCTGGACCCGTTGGAGAAACGAATGCTTGAACTGCAAAAAGATATCACACACGCCCGAGAAGAATTACAGAAACTCTCTCAAAAAGACGTAACATCAGACGCACTCCTTTCCTCGGAAGAAAAAATGAGAAGCATTCGTGAGAAGAAAGATTTGGCCGTTCGAGAGGTTGGACGCATTGAAGGAGAAATTTCCGCTCTGCGAACACTCCTTGCAAAAGAAGAACGCAAACAAACCGAAGAAGCGCACAAGACCGTCCCGTTTACGTCCGTCTCATCAATGACGACCTCTCTCGGACGTTTGATAGACAGCGCATTGTCTCAAGGTGATCCAGCAGAGTTTAAGGCCGCACTCAGTGCTATCAAGACGCTCGTGTCTGAGTTTATGAACACGGTGCGTGGTGAAACGGCTCGTGACAATGATATCGCCGAGGTGCGAGAAAATATTTCCTCACTTGAACATGACAAAAAGAAACGAGAAGGAGAAATTGCCACGCTAGATGCTGAAGAGAAAAAGTACGCGGAGGAATACAAAAAAATCCAACACACCATTGAATCTGACATACACTCAGGACGCGAAATGGAACGACGCATTTTCACACTCTCAAACGAACAACAAGAAGTTCGCATGCATATCCAGGTACTGACGAGCGAAAAAAGCACACTCAAACTTGAAGAAGAAGAATACAAACGGGAATTACTTGAAGCAGGGGCACTGGTAGGCGTTGAGGCAGTTCGGTTTGATGATCTATCTCGTGCACTTGCCGAGAGTGGTGTTGTTGAAGAACGTTCTGAACAGCACGAACGCAAGCGACAAATTGAGCGAACGAAAGTTCGTCTTGAGGATGCGGGAAGCGGTGGCGGAGACGATATTATGAAAGAATTTGAAGAGGTCTCACAACGTGATGCGTTTTTAGAAAAAGAAGTTGCCGATTTGGAACAATCAGCAGAGTCCTTGCACGCGCTCATCACCGATCTTGAAGAAACGCTCGCGCGTGAATTTGCCGAAGGTGTAAAGAAAATAAATGTGCAGTTCTCCGAATTCTTCTCGCTCATGTTTAATGGTGGAAATGCATCTCTTGAAATAGTGCGCGAAGTTCGCAAAATAAAACGAGACACAGATATTGAAGATATTGAAGATGATGATGGTACTGAAGATGGGGCAGAGGGTGAAGAAAAAGTGTTTGAAGGTGTTGAAATCCATGTTGCGCTTCCGCGCAAAAAAATTCACGGTCTTGAAATGCTTTCAGGTGGCGAACGTGCGCTGACGTCAATTGCACTTATCTTTGCAATGTCGCAGGTGAATCCTCCACCATTCATTATTTTAGACGAAACAGACGCTGCACTGGATGAAGCAAACTCAAAACGCTACGGCGATATGATTGAAAATCTTTCAAAGAAAACACAACTTATTTTGATTACACACAATCGCGAGACCATGTCCCGAGCTGGAGTTCTCTACGGAATTACGATGGGAGCAGACGCTATCTCCCAACTGCTCTCTGTTTCATTTGATGAGGCAGTACACGTGGCAAAATAA
- the rnc gene encoding ribonuclease III: MKNLKPLEEKLGHTFTDDKILLTALTHRSYINESHAHTGQHNERLEFLGDAVLELISTEFLFAKYPKKTEGDLTSYRAGLVNTSTLATVAMELGVNEFLLLSKGESKDIGRARQYILANAFEALVGALFLDGGYAAAQQFVERSLLPLTDDIVGKHLWRDAKSRFQELAQDKTGVTPSYETMQEEGPDHDKQFTVGVFLKGVKIAEGDGKSKQEAEQEAAVNALTAKGWAR; the protein is encoded by the coding sequence ATGAAAAACCTGAAACCTCTAGAAGAAAAACTTGGTCACACATTTACCGATGACAAAATATTGTTAACTGCGCTGACACACCGTTCATACATCAACGAATCGCATGCACATACAGGACAACACAATGAACGCTTAGAGTTTTTAGGCGATGCGGTACTGGAACTTATAAGTACTGAATTTTTGTTTGCAAAATATCCAAAAAAAACAGAAGGGGATTTAACATCATATCGTGCAGGATTGGTAAACACCTCAACGCTTGCAACGGTTGCAATGGAATTGGGTGTGAATGAGTTTTTACTTCTTTCCAAAGGTGAATCAAAAGATATTGGACGTGCGCGACAGTATATTCTTGCAAATGCGTTTGAAGCGCTTGTGGGTGCTCTTTTTCTTGATGGTGGGTATGCCGCCGCTCAACAATTTGTGGAACGCTCCCTCCTTCCTTTGACGGACGATATTGTGGGTAAACATTTGTGGCGAGATGCGAAGAGTCGTTTTCAGGAGTTGGCACAAGATAAAACAGGTGTGACGCCATCGTATGAAACGATGCAAGAAGAAGGTCCTGACCACGATAAACAATTTACTGTCGGTGTGTTTCTTAAAGGTGTCAAAATTGCAGAAGGTGATGGTAAATCAAAACAAGAAGCTGAACAGGAAGCTGCAGTGAATGCTCTCACCGCAAAAGGATGGGCACGGTAG
- the nusB gene encoding transcription antitermination factor NusB yields MSNRHLARSVVLQTLFQIDFSTVNLKEVDSILQNTIEEYAPGIGERDFMRALMHGVIERQTDLDTIIQKAAPEWPIDKISLVDRSVLRLGLYELLFGDRAHVPAKVAINEAIELAKTFGGDTSSRFVNGVLGSVYKEMGEPGKDEQSKKKKDVPYDELPLEMLGGAVVYAKHEKDIYVAFVHDVFGHWTLSKGKIEKNEDVKAGTAREIQEELGLPVTIQDELGSNEYVASHPERGKVRKRVMYFLAEAPFHEITLGTSGGLDDGRWFRISEILNLNIYDDILPLITKAITLISQK; encoded by the coding sequence ATGAGTAATCGACATCTCGCACGATCAGTTGTTCTTCAAACTCTTTTTCAGATAGATTTTTCTACTGTTAATCTGAAAGAGGTTGATTCGATTCTCCAAAATACTATTGAGGAATATGCGCCTGGTATTGGCGAGCGTGATTTTATGCGCGCACTGATGCATGGTGTTATTGAACGACAAACCGACCTTGATACTATTATCCAAAAAGCAGCTCCCGAGTGGCCCATAGATAAAATTTCTCTTGTTGACCGAAGTGTTCTGCGCCTCGGGCTGTACGAATTATTGTTTGGTGACCGTGCGCATGTTCCTGCAAAAGTTGCCATCAACGAAGCTATTGAACTTGCCAAAACATTTGGTGGAGACACGTCGAGTCGTTTTGTGAACGGCGTGCTTGGTTCTGTATATAAAGAAATGGGCGAGCCAGGCAAAGACGAACAGTCAAAGAAAAAGAAAGACGTTCCGTACGATGAATTACCATTGGAGATGCTCGGTGGTGCCGTGGTCTACGCAAAGCACGAAAAGGATATTTACGTCGCCTTTGTGCATGACGTGTTCGGGCACTGGACACTTTCAAAAGGAAAGATTGAAAAAAATGAGGATGTGAAAGCGGGAACCGCGCGTGAAATTCAAGAGGAGCTCGGTCTTCCGGTCACGATTCAAGATGAACTTGGTTCAAATGAATATGTTGCATCACATCCTGAACGAGGAAAAGTACGCAAGCGAGTGATGTACTTTTTAGCCGAAGCACCATTCCATGAAATAACACTCGGCACATCTGGTGGACTTGATGATGGACGATGGTTTCGTATTTCAGAAATTCTCAATCTCAATATTTACGATGATATTTTGCCACTTATCACGAAAGCAATTACACTCATATCACAAAAGTAG
- the rpmF gene encoding 50S ribosomal protein L32, whose amino-acid sequence MTVRMRHTVGQTGSRRSHHALTEPRLSTCSSCGSKHIRHQACSVCGIYRGRTVLDAKGKQERSLRRKQVKIRARGEAVAKTPKADKEETKKTVK is encoded by the coding sequence ATGACCGTTCGAATGCGACATACAGTAGGACAGACGGGAAGCCGACGTTCCCACCACGCGCTCACAGAGCCACGTCTTTCAACGTGTTCATCTTGTGGCTCAAAACATATCCGACACCAAGCGTGTTCTGTGTGTGGTATCTACCGAGGGCGGACAGTCCTTGACGCAAAGGGCAAGCAAGAACGCTCCCTTCGTCGCAAACAAGTAAAAATTCGAGCACGTGGAGAAGCTGTAGCCAAAACACCAAAAGCAGACAAAGAGGAGACTAAGAAAACAGTAAAATAG
- a CDS encoding NUDIX domain-containing protein codes for MSGKTVRFCGIAYIKEENGEPFVLLLPPFGRRTQAKIPGGMEEDTDGTPSSAVSRESLEELGITPLNAERVVSCEDPNNPLSLRDFWGATKWKGDIRTEVKQDNGDTLPPPVWTKIDHSLLSREMVVYSHREALKKVIAWGVNKLPAFYYLAQNEGLI; via the coding sequence ATGAGCGGAAAAACAGTTCGGTTCTGCGGAATCGCGTACATCAAGGAGGAAAACGGGGAACCGTTTGTTCTTCTTCTTCCTCCATTTGGTCGGCGGACGCAGGCCAAAATCCCGGGTGGCATGGAGGAAGATACCGACGGAACTCCGAGTTCCGCTGTGAGCCGTGAATCCCTCGAAGAGCTGGGCATTACCCCGCTCAATGCAGAGCGAGTGGTCAGCTGTGAAGACCCCAACAATCCCTTGTCCCTCAGAGATTTCTGGGGTGCCACGAAGTGGAAGGGAGATATTCGAACCGAGGTCAAGCAGGACAACGGAGACACACTCCCACCTCCTGTCTGGACCAAGATCGACCACTCTCTTCTCAGTAGGGAGATGGTGGTCTACTCTCATCGGGAGGCACTCAAGAAGGTCATCGCATGGGGGGTGAACAAGCTTCCGGCTTTCTACTACCTCGCCCAGAACGAGGGTCTCATCTGA
- a CDS encoding ribonuclease HII: MQTVIGIDEAGRGPLAGPVSVACVAIHSLDVQEAFPIVRDSKKLSPKKREVWFSEIVRLQKEGALSYTSQLVSERTIDLKGITHAIAQGIFDALKSVNMPKDTQILLDGGLKAPQEFIHQKTIIKGDEKELAIALASIVAKVTRDKYMVELAQKYPEYGFEVHKGYGTKKHIQVLLKRGLSPIHRKTFCRRFVSSRFDLTENTRP; this comes from the coding sequence ATGCAAACTGTTATTGGAATTGATGAGGCGGGAAGGGGGCCGTTGGCGGGGCCAGTGTCTGTGGCGTGTGTCGCAATTCACTCTCTTGATGTTCAAGAAGCATTTCCGATTGTGCGCGATTCCAAAAAACTCTCTCCTAAAAAACGAGAAGTATGGTTTTCTGAAATTGTGCGCTTACAAAAAGAAGGCGCACTCTCGTATACATCACAATTGGTAAGCGAGCGGACAATAGACTTAAAGGGAATTACCCACGCCATTGCTCAGGGAATTTTTGACGCTCTGAAATCGGTGAACATGCCCAAGGACACACAGATTCTTCTTGATGGGGGATTAAAAGCACCACAAGAGTTCATACATCAAAAAACTATCATCAAAGGGGATGAGAAAGAACTTGCAATTGCACTTGCTTCAATTGTGGCGAAGGTAACACGTGATAAATACATGGTGGAACTTGCCCAAAAGTATCCGGAGTACGGATTTGAAGTTCACAAAGGCTATGGCACCAAAAAACACATACAGGTACTGCTTAAAAGGGGACTTTCGCCCATACACCGAAAGACGTTTTGCAGGAGGTTCGTGTCCTCAAGGTTCGACCTTACGGAAAACACTCGCCCGTAA